The Malus sylvestris chromosome 8, drMalSylv7.2, whole genome shotgun sequence genomic interval TATCCTCGTTTGTTCGAAGAGAATAGAAAAATGACTTGTCTTCGGTTTGCTTATTCTTAAAATATTCAAGCAAACATTCTAAGTCGCCCTTTTTAAGAACCCCGATGTGCTTTCTCATTATCAAATTGTTACAATTAGACtgaataaaatttatttttttgaaaacctTCTACTTTAGTGGTAAAGTATGAGACCTCAATAAATCGGAACTTGATGTCGGAACAATAACATGACTATGTTCAGAAACAAAATTTGTCATAACAAGCCTCCTTTCTAAATTAAGTTTGATTGCAAGTATTGCCTTGCAACCACATCttgtttcttctcttttcttctttgaagttctccttttttttttttttttaaccttcacaagaacaacaaaaatgttttttctttagTACACCTGACCTGTCTTTAGTCTCTCTGTTCTTTCTCACGCTAAATCCAACAATTCTACCATATGCATTGTAGTAATTATATGCATAATCCTCATTACCAAAAGTCACCCCCAACGAAATATCACCGACTTTGCTTGtaaattctcatttttcttcattttgatcCAAGACTTCAAAGGTTTCGGAATCTGAATCTAAATGTATACAATCAACTGGTTCTTTGGCATCACTGGTTCTTCGGAATCTTGGTGTTCCATTTGTATAAGCATCAAAGTACTTAATATTGAATTAAATTGACACCCTATAATAATCCTAACCAGCAAATAGATGGGACTTGTGTACCTCTTTCTAGCTGGATAAAAATAACAGATGAAAAACCCAGAAGATGCATGCACAGAGCctgtttgtattaaaaaaaaaggagagtttcaagttttaataaaatatttaaaatgaaagGATAGATATGGGAGTAAATGAGTAAAAGTAGAGAGTATTAATTAAagcagaaaaaattaaaaaaaaattacatttaaCTAGAGTTAGTGTGGATTACACATGGAAAGCATTGGAATGGAATGGGTGGTAAGCATACCCTATGGTTAGTatgggtgagcaaaaatgcaccccATAATATACAATCTTCTTTTATTTGCATATAAAATACTTTTTTTATagggaggtttttttttttttttttttgtttttgtttttttttttgtttttgtttttgttttttaaatactTCACAAttgctaaaatattaaaatttttgttaagaaaaaaattagcttaAGATATAGCTATCTCATTTTTAAATTCTGACTTCGCCCTTGATAaaagttattataattataaaaaaaaaaaaaaaaaaaaaccagtgcATGAATTTATAGTGAATGATTAATAACTATTGAATCTAACATTTAATTCCCCTCCAGTTGTTGATTGCAGCtaccattttctctctctctctaaatctaACTTGATTTGATTTGTATTGTTCCCTTCTGTTTTAGGTAACCCTTCTATTCCATCACTCTAACCTTTCCAGAAAAAGAAGATAACTTCAGTTTGGCAAACAAAGATCTTCCTCTGGGTTTTACCCCGACCTCCGTACTTACCTATATCCGGTAAAAAGCAGGATTTCCTTTCACCTCAGTAAATCTTCACTGAAATTCAAGGTCACGCGGTAAATTTCGGCGTTTAAGGTTGCGGTGAAAACAGAATCCAAAAACAGTAAAAAGCAAATCCAAAGCcccaaaaaatattataaaaaaaaattatttttagtacttcaaaaatctcattctacattccaaactttctatattttgaaagaaaaatacatttgcgagaagtgtagaatgagatttttggagtgccaataacacttgcctaaaaaaaagagtaatgttattcataccatatttttatatcatatttctataccATCTTAGGTGACATCGaatgtggacagccacatcatttgaaaaatttgcaaaatcaaaggagtcatcatttaattaactagtttttcttaattattagtttattaaataatgaactaaatttaaaaatttgattaattcaaatgatatgactgtccacatcaaatgtcatggtggtatgaaaatatggtataaaaatatAGTATGAATAGCatcacttgaaaaaaaaaaaaaaaaaaaaaaaaggtacttGGGCAAGGCAGCTGGCGGCGGATCAACAAAACAGCCTGTGCTAGTGCTTATCAGTTGGGTGTGTGAGATCCAACGGTGAGCAACAGACCTCACCGTTTGATCCGACGGTGGAGAAACCAACCGCGTTTTACGAAGCTAACCCATGAATCCGTCATCCGCACAAATATATCCTCCCCTTGCCCCCGCAGCCCAAGCCCCTCCCCCCTCCCTTTTACTTTCTATCTCTAAAACCTCCAGATTCGGAaggactctctctctttctctctctagaactcCCAGTCCCAGAAGTACTTCTCAGATTCGTTGAATCCATAACTTCCTTAAGTTCGGATTAAACTGCGTCCTTTAGCGGAAGGAGAGAGAACAAAGAGTGTGTTTTTGTGGTGCGAGGATGCAATCGAACGGCTCTGATTCGTCGGTGCAACAGCAGGAGCAGCAGCAACCGAGTAATAACCATAACCAACGGCCGCAGCAGCCGCAACAGGCCCAAGCTCAGACGCCGCCGCCGCAGCAGTGGATGGCTATGCAGTACCCGACGACGGCGATGGTAATGCAGCACCAGATGATGCCGCCGCAGCACTATGCGACTCCTCCGCCTCCGCCGCAGCACTACATGGCGTACCACCAgtaccagcagcagcagcacatACAACACcttcagcagcagcagcagttgGGATCTGGCAGCGGCGAGAATAAGACCATCTGGGTCGGTGATTTGCACCATTGGATGGACGAGAATTACCTTCACACCTGCTTCGCTTCCACCGGCGAGGTCTATTAATCTCTTCTCTCACTgctttttctctctcctctgtaTATATTCACGTACACGTATTTGTATGGATTTTTTTTACTGGTAGCATGATTATtcatattgaagatgaaaattttattttgatttattgtAAAAAATTGACATTTGGGTTGGAAGTTGCATGCTTTGAGGTTTCTGCTTAATTGGGTTGCAagcattttgttgattttttgcaTGGTTTAATTGTTCATTTAATTTTCGTATAATTCTGTATTAAGTTTTATGGGTCAGAATATTTATCTGAACTCATTCGGTATACATGATAAAAATGCTGTAATTTTGGCGACTCATATAGCCAGTATTATCCAATGCACAAATTAGGGCAAACATAAGCAATATAGTTCGGCGTACCAAACAAGGCCTGAAAGTGTTAAAAGCTAAATCTAATTAGTTATGAACTAAAGAGGGGATGATTCCCTTTCGGTGGCTAATTTTGTTTGGGAATGTGCATGAAGAACACTACTTTTCTGGGCTTTTTTCTCATTTGGTATTTTTAGGCAATTCTAAAATTGTACCGGAAGTCGTTGTACTAGTTCATTAAAAGTACAACTGTTGGTGATTGGAGCATCTTTTGATTACATATTTGAGGCAATTACTAAAAAGCGAACCCAAAAAGTACAAAAGTGGAGAATATATTTTGAGTACATACATATATGTTGTTCTGTTTTCTAATCGAATATACAAAATAATGGCATTCTCTGGCAGACGTTTTCTGTCTATGTAATTGATCATTACTGCCCTTTTAGATAACATGTATTTATTATGTCCTGCAGATTGCCTCCATCAAGCTTATTCGCAATAAGCAGACTCTTTTATCCGAGGGCTACGGCTTTGTGGAATTCTTTTCACACGCAACAGCTGAGAAAGTTCTACAGAACTACGCTGGCATTCTAATGCCCAACACAGAACAGCCCTTCCGTCTGAACTGGGCTACATTTAGCACCGGTGATAAGCGTTCAGATAATGCTCCTGATCTTTCCATTTTTGTAGGAGATTTAGCTGCAGATGTTACAGATAGTTTATTGCACGAAACTTTTTCTAGTAAATATCCATCTGTTAAAGCTGCAAAAGTCGTATTTGATGCCAATACTGGCCGTTCAAAGGGTTACGGTTTTGTGAGGTTTGGGGACGAGAATGAAAGGTCACAGGCTATGACTGAAATGAATGGTATCTTTTGTTCCAGTAGGCCTATGCGCATCGGTGCTGCCACTCCTAGGAAATCATCTGGGTATCAACAACAATACTCTTCACAAGGTATTTAGTTCTACTTTTAGATAAGGAGGGGTTTAGTTCTTCTCTTTGGTAAGTAAGGTATTTGCGTCTTCTTGCCCTCTCTATTTGAAGTTGTGTTTTGGTCCTCCAAATCTTTCGTGCATTAGTAAGGATTTATATGAATGTCATGTTGTAGTTTTACCTCCATCATGGCATATTTGAATTATTGCTAGAAATATTCACTGCTTCTATAAGGTGTTTGAAGTTCATTTTGGCAAGTAGGAGCCTATTTCCCACGTATTGCACATTAAACTGATGAAATCTTTCTGGAATAGTTGTAATCATCAATCGTCTTCCATTTGTTGGACTACTTTTGAAAAGCTATTTGTAATTTTCTTGTCCTTTGTGATCTATACTCCAGCAAATTAGATACCGTTTCCGAACGATGGTTTTCAGATTATGAAAGAGGCTAATCTCTGCATGACCATGGCTTTAATGTTAGTTCTCTTTTATATGCTTATATTTTGTGCTTTCTGCAGGGGGTTATGTTTCAAATGGTACACCAACCCAGGGATTCCAATTTGATGGAGATTCTACAAACACAACAGTGAGTCTTCTAGCTTTCATGGTTTTTTAACCAATCGAAACTGCGCTTCTCTCTAGTCTCTACAACCTTTGCTGATGAATGTGTCATTTGTAGATATTTGTCGGGGGGCTTGATCCAAATGTTACTGATGAAGATCTCAGGCAGCCCTTCTCTCAGTATGGCGAGATAGTTTCTGTTAAAATACCAGTTGGAAAAGGATGTGGATTTGTACAATTTGCTAACAGGTAAACTGTTTGTCATGATGTTGGTCTGCAACACTGGTGGTGGTATAGTTTTTACTTGACAACGAGTTGGGACGTGATCCCTTTTGACCTCTTGTGACAGAAATAATGCTGAGGAGGCATTGCCGAAACTCAATGGCACAGTAATTGGCAAGCAAACAGTCCGACTTTCATGGGGACGCAATCCAGCAAATAAGCAGGTATTATTTCTCTCTTCTCGAAACCCCCTCCCCAAGTCCACAACAAAATTGTGCGATGAAATACAATTGTATTTCCTCTATCATGCCATTAGTTTTTTTCTCACGAATCTTTTGTTTTCCTTGGTTTTGATTTTTCAGCAGTTCAGATCGGATTTTGGTAACCAATGGGGAGGTGCCGCCTACTACGGAGGACCTGTTTATGAAGGTTACGGCTATGCTCTACCACCACATCATGACCCTAGCATGTATGCTGCAGCTTCGGCTGCATATGGAGCTTATCCGGTGTATGGCACCCACCAACAACAAGTAAGCTGAGACAGCAGCTCCTGTGCACGGTAGCAACCTACCAACAGCGAGGGAACCGAGTAAGCTGCATAAGTAGTTTAGAAATCAGACTCAATGGATCTGTAATTTGATCGGTTCTCTAGAATTCTTATAAATCCCTCTAATTCTGGAGTGGAACTGAATTTTGATAACTTGAGGTAGTTATGCAAGGATTTCATTGATCATTTCTTTAGATTTACGTAATTTTTAGGGAAACTATTATTCGATCAGTACAGGACCTCCGTGAATTGAAAATGTGCGAGATAATCTTTAGCATGCTAGTGCAAAGTTGCACTTGTGTTATGTTCTACACCGGGCTGCAGTCGCGATTTTAGGGTGAAGGCCTGAACAAGTACTGCAGAAGGCCTTGCCACAAATGGAAGACAATTTTGAGAAAGCATGCTAGTGCGAGATAATTTTTAGCATGCTTGTCTAAGGTTGCATGTTTTGTTGCCACACTACAAGTTCTTTTCTTGGATTCACTTGCGTTTTGTCTATCAATTCGTTCCAAAAATGCCTTCAGTAATTTTAAACACACTTATGAGCACTTACTCCTCAATTAAACTTGTTGCGGTATTCCACTACCCTGCCATGATGAGATAGTTGAAAATAAAGGGTTTATGGTAAATGTAGAATTCTCTACAATCCCACAATTCTTAATATACTACTTCAATTCTTTATTCTTCTCAATAAGGAGGTATTTATATATAAGATTACAAGGGAGCAATActaggaaataaatcaaaacaatccTTTGTCAACAAGACAAGGAAACCTAGACCAAATTAAATCATATCAAACCTAATTAAATCATATAAAATCACTAATTAAATCATATCCCTAAAATATTTTCCTTTTGCCACTTAAtattacggtttagtggtattcctctttattggtaagtgagaggtattaagttcgattcttgccaaaaccgaatttgaaccacattattgctaatccATTATGAGGCTAATTATATCCCCTCTCCCTTATTGTAGataattctttaaaaaaaaaataatcctttttattttccaaCGGGAATAGCTTGTGGGCTATGGAAAAATTGAGAAATGGTAACTTGGATCCCAAAGACTTCAATTAAGTCACCTCCAAAGGGAGGAAAACAACACAATCTCTCTAAATTTTAGAGCAATCATCTCAAGCACTTACTAACTTGAGCCTCGCACTATCTTTTCCACAAACACTCCCCTCGTTCTCTCCCTGGTGGCAAGCGAAGATTGGAGGACCCAATTTTTTTTCGCTCGAACATGAGTTTTATGAGTTGGATTATCTATCACTGAACTAACTACATGCAGTAAACATGACAAATCAATacatattttataaataacCAAAAGTGTTTCTATAgagtttaacaaaaaaatttacaatgcgCTTTGTTTTTGTTAAACGTTTCAATGTGCTTATGGTAAAGCGAATCCAATAAAAGTACTTTTGACACATAAGTGCTTTTTGGAGAAACATTTTCAAATGGAATAATATGTGTGGCATGTGTTAGTGTTAATAATAATTGTCAACAGCCATCACCATCATTGTGCAGGACCCAGTTTTATATTTTACTGCTCACATCGACGTACAATCAAGCCATAAACAGACTTAATTCTTAGTACCATGAGGCGTAGTGAAAAAGCACACAATAACAAATTGAGGTGGCAGGTGTTGGAATCTTGGGGCGCACAACACCCTTCAGTTGGGTTGGGCATTCGGGACACATGAGGAACCAAAATTTGgcacaaattgaaaaatgaattATGCAGATCTCTACTTTATCCTTGCAGTAAAATGTGACTAAATGTTGTTTTGATCACCTTAAAGAGCTGTTGAACTTGGGTTTGTCAATATAATTGTGATGATACTCACAATTTGTCATAATGGTTTTTGGCGTGAGGATTTCGAGTGTTGTCTCGTATCGAAAATTAGGAAATTTTGCttaattaattttagggtttgaagtctagttttttttttttatagaatcaGAGCATGTTCGTCCACGTGTGAAGTTTGACTATTAAACGACAGAAGATGTGGGAGAGTGTAAATTATTTTCTCTACTATCACAAAGTTTAAACACCTTACCACATACAACTTTTCCCTTGCGTTTGTATGCCCTAAAAGTAGAGgttaaaaataaaggaaaactaatgaaaagggtttgacaactttgagttttaatgataataacaaaataaagggtaaaatgaatagtatcaggtttgattttttagtgtaaaaatgtgatttttcgttaaaactccctaaaaatAAATCATATCCTTCTTGCAGTTCATAGCTCcagctagaatgtttgatgtcgaggttcttcgatccatcatgataacgtgtattattctccacaacatgattatgaaagatgagtatgattatgatgccgtCGATGATTATGAAGCAGTGGGAGCAAATGTACGTTTGTAAATTTGTAGGCGGTCTGTTTTTTAAGGTAGAATTTTCCTCCTGCGCTACGGTTTTGTAACTTGCATCCTCCTTTTTCCTGTGGTTGTATAGATTAAATAAGCCTCGTGTCTTCAATTCTCTCCCAGGCCCAGGCAGGCTGACCAGGAGATAGCCGGAGCAGAAATTGAGGCAGCAAGAACTCACAATGGAAAGTTGAATTCCCTAGTTTCCGCATAAACTAGCTGCAAAACGAGGATGTAATATTAGTAAAGAGCAGGATTGGAAGATGTCAAGATATTCAACACCCCGAGGGGATCATATTTATTAGGCAAAGCTTCTTTCTGGCCCGTGAATAGGCGATTGGATCATATGTGGAAAGAAAGCTTACTCTTGTATATGTAAACTTCGTTTACTCAATTACGCtatgcaacatcagttttgCTACTTGTTTGATTGCAGTTCATGTGTTGTAGCGTGGGCACGATTATAATTCTTTGTACATTTTATTCTTATAATCAAAGCTCATTTTCGAGAGTTCTTTTGATTGTTCGTGTTTTTCCCTAATGAATTCTGCTGTTTTATGGACATCGAGTACATTAACTTGTAAGTGCTGAAATTTGTGTCGCGCCTAAGAAAGTttttaactctttttttttttccctgggttggtcttaaggcaaaagatctagaaaactcaaggtttaaactttggtattcgggcacaaatagaacgagaaacggtgttggcatcatcgtggacaagaccttgacacaagatgttgtagatgtcaagagggtaggagatagaatcatgacaatcaagattgtaataggacaagaactcatcaatgtgattagtgcgtacgcacctcaagtatgGCTgaatacgagttcgaaggagaaattttgggaagaccttggagacttggtgcaaggaattgcccagacggagaagttatttataggaggagatttaaatggacacgtgggcagggagacaggcaattatggaggttttcatggtggccatggttttggggagagaaacgaggatggggaagctatcttggattttgcaatggtatatgatctcttcttagccaacaccttctttaagaagagagaagaacatgtgatcacctacaagagtaggtcgtcaaaaacacaaatagattttcttctaatgaggaaaggggatcgtataacttgtaaggattgcaaagttatacctggagagagcttggctaatcaacatcgcttgttggtgatggatgtacatcgcttggaagtgcccaaggactagatggtggaatctaaaaggagaaaaacaagccattttcaaagagaaagtaatcacccagtgtgtgtgggatagagagggggaagctagccaaaggtgggattctatggctagttgtattcgaaaagtagcaaaagaggtattaggagagtccaagggctttgctccacaccaaaaggaatcttggtggtggaatgaggaggtacaaacaaaggtgaaggctaagaaggaatgttgtaaaaccttatacaaggacaggactgatgaaaatggtgaaaggtatagaaaagcaaagcaagaggcgaagaaaacTGTGAGAGAAgttaagttagcggcttatgacgatatgtataagcgactagataccaaaggaggagagttggatatctataaactagctagagcaagggaaaagaagacaagggacctaaaccaagtgaggtgcatcaaggatgaggatggaaaggttcttgctacagagaacgcggtcaaagacagatggagaggttattttcataatcttttcaatgaaggacatgaaaggagtacttctttaggggagttgaataactcagaagagtgtagaaattactctttttatcgtcgaatcaggaaggaagaagtggttgtaactttgaagaagatgaagcatagaaaagcagtgggcccagacgatataccgatcgaagtgtggaaagtcttgggagagacaggtatagcatggcccACTGACCTTtttaataggattttgaaaacgaagaagatgccaactgagtggcgaaagagcactttggtgcctatctacaagaataagggcgacgtacaaaattgcatgaactataggggtattaagctaatgagtcatacaatgaagctctgggagagagtcattgagcatagattgaggcaagagacacgggtttcggacaaccaattcgggttcatgccagggtgctcaaccatggaggcaatctatctcttacgaagattgatggaaagatatagagatgggaaaaaggatttacacatggtctttatagatttgggaaaagcgtatgatagggtcccaagagacattctttggaggattttagagaagaaaggagtacgagtagcatatatccaagctatacaggatatgtatgaaggagcaaagactaccgtaagaactcataattgacaaaccgaaagcttccctataactgtaggattacatcaaggctcatccttaagtccttacctttttgcgttggtaatggatgagttaacatgacatattcaagatgatattccttggtgtatgcttttcgcagacgatatagtgttgatagatgaaactcagaaggggtaaatgcaaagcttaacctttggagagaagtgttggaatctaaaggtcttcgcttaagccgatcaaagacagaatatatggagtgcaagttcagtgcaaatggaggccaaaatgagttaggggtgaggatcggagattaggaaataccaaagagcgatcgttttcgctacttaggatctatcttgcaaaagaatgaagaattagatagagatctcaaccatagaatacaagctggatggatgaagtggaagagtgcatccggcgtgttgtgtgaccgccgtatgccactgaagctcaagggaaaattttataagacggcaataaagctggcgatgttgtatggcacagaatgttgggcggtgaagcatcaacacgtacacaaaatgggtgtagcagagatgaggatgcttcgttggatgtgtgggcacatgagaaaggattagattaggaatgaggatatccgaggtaaagtaggagtagccgaaattgtaggaaagctgagagaaaatcggttacggtggtttggacatgtgcaaagaaggcctactgacgctccggttagaagatgcgactacgggacagaggttcaaggccgaaggggtagaggaagacctagaaaaatattggaagagactctaagaaaagacttagagtacttggatctaacggaggacatgacataggaccgagcacaatggcgttctaagattcatatagccgaccccacttaatgaagaaggctttggtgtatttaacacaataagttgaaatgaagcaaagcttatttattaatatctccgataagttacaaatatgtacatatgcatgagtcaaaataaacaaacaagagggagccttcacaaaggttgcttaggagaagtctcagcagtcggtagagccccagaaagagaaggcattggagagggatcattcggagcctcagtactggacaaaaccctagaaggatgaggcatcagaggttgatcatttggagcttcattacgcggtacagcccagaagacgaaggcaataaatgcctttggaacaaacccacaaaccgctgatgatcaagtaaaacctgaccatcagattctttcatctggtcaagcttcctcttcatgtttgtagcatagttatgtgtgagccggtgcaactgtttattctcatgcttgagccatctaatctcctgtttgagactcatcgcttcagccgctaatgattcaacttggcgggttcgagtaaATAGaagttgggccatattagacacagaatctGCACACGGAACActcagagccagagaatccttaacaaccaactcatcagaccatttggaaagtagtctgttatctttcggagtgagaaggttcttggccaccaccgcagcggtcatatcattcttcatcacgaaaTCCCCAtaggtaagaggaccagtaggagataagaaggataggcgccatatgttgtctggagaaggcgtggctgcctcttcaacaaggtttaagtcaaaacgacggtcagaggggccagacattttcaaaggtgttgaagagaaaagaggttgaacaaatcaagatcttagaagtgcaagaagggatattctactggtggagattcaagtgtgctttggaacttaatgccagcctctataaaaatctgcacccGACGGAGCttaagaaatcgaagaggcgcctgcccagaaatcaaagaggcgtttgctttctcaaaagctgggctgctcagagaccacgaaggccgatcttagaaatcgaagaggcgtttgctttcgtaaaagctgggctgctcaaagaccacgaaggccgatctcagaaatcgaagaggcgcttgctttctcaaaagctgggctgctcagagaccacgagggccgatctcagaaatcgaagaggcacctgcttttttcagccttgtcagcacat includes:
- the LOC126631608 gene encoding polyadenylate-binding protein RBP47-like isoform X1, producing the protein MQSNGSDSSVQQQEQQQPSNNHNQRPQQPQQAQAQTPPPQQWMAMQYPTTAMVMQHQMMPPQHYATPPPPPQHYMAYHQYQQQQHIQHLQQQQQLGSGSGENKTIWVGDLHHWMDENYLHTCFASTGEIASIKLIRNKQTLLSEGYGFVEFFSHATAEKVLQNYAGILMPNTEQPFRLNWATFSTGDKRSDNAPDLSIFVGDLAADVTDSLLHETFSSKYPSVKAAKVVFDANTGRSKGYGFVRFGDENERSQAMTEMNGIFCSSRPMRIGAATPRKSSGYQQQYSSQGGYVSNGTPTQGFQFDGDSTNTTIFVGGLDPNVTDEDLRQPFSQYGEIVSVKIPVGKGCGFVQFANRNNAEEALPKLNGTVIGKQTVRLSWGRNPANKQQFRSDFGNQWGGAAYYGGPVYEGYGYALPPHHDPSMYAAASAAYGAYPVYGTHQQQVS
- the LOC126631608 gene encoding polyadenylate-binding protein RBP47-like isoform X2 produces the protein MQSNGSDSSVQQQEQQQPSNNHNQRPQQPQQAQAQTPPPQQWMAMQYPTTAMVMQHQMMPPQHYATPPPPPQHYMAYHQYQQQQHIQHLQQQQQLGSGSGENKTIWVGDLHHWMDENYLHTCFASTGEIASIKLIRNKQTLLSEGYGFVEFFSHATAEKVLQNYAGILMPNTEQPFRLNWATFSTGDKRSDNAPDLSIFVGDLAADVTDSLLHETFSSKYPSVKAAKVVFDANTGRSKGYGFVRFGDENERSQAMTEMNGIFCSSRPMRIGAATPRKSSGYQQQYSSQGGYVSNGTPTQGFQFDGDSTNTTIFVGGLDPNVTDEDLRQPFSQYGEIVSVKIPVGKGCGFVQFANRNNAEEALPKLNGTVIGKQTVRLSWGRNPANKQFRSDFGNQWGGAAYYGGPVYEGYGYALPPHHDPSMYAAASAAYGAYPVYGTHQQQVS